Proteins encoded in a region of the Plasmodium falciparum 3D7 genome assembly, chromosome: 1 genome:
- a CDS encoding stevor, with protein MKMYNLKMLLFTFLINTLALPHYDNYQNSHYNINLIQYRAQRTTINSRLLAQTKNHNPHYHNDPELKEIIDKMNEEAIKKYQQTHDPYKQLKDVVEKNGTKYTGGKDAEPMSTLEKELLETYEEMFGNESDMLKSGMSPNVDEKSSTCECTDINGVKLAKTKGRDKYLKHLKHRCIHGIGFCSIGSTLLTLIGLALAKKAAVDALASYATSHKICVDSINIFNMIAGSAVCAADLTVPAATSAATIFVPCGITALVLLILAVLLIILYIWLYRRRKRSWKHECKKHLCK; from the exons atgaagatgtaTAACCTTAAAATGTTATTGTTtacctttttaataaatacattagCATTACCACATTAT gataattatcaaaatagccattataatataaacctAATACAATATAGAGCACAAAGAACAACGATAAATTCAAGATTATTAGCACAAACAAAAAATCATAATCCGCATTATCATAATGACCCAGAACTCAAAGAAATAATTGATAAAATGAACGAGGAAGCAATCAAAAAATACCAACAAACTCATGATCCATATAAACAATTGAAAGATGTAgtagaaaaaaatggaaCAAAATATACAGGTGGTAAAGATGCAGAACCTATGTCAACGctagaaaaagaattattggAAACATATGAAGAAATGTTTGGTAACGAAAGTGATATGTTGAAGTCGGGCATGAGTCCAAATGTTGATGAAAAATCTTCAACATGTGAATGTACTGATATTAATGGTGTGAAATTAGCAAAAACAAAAGGAAGAGATAAGtatttaaaacatttaaaaCACAGATGTATCCATGGTATAGGTTTTTGCTCAATAGGTAGTACATTATTAACATTGATAGGTTTGGCATTAGCAAAAAAGGCTGCGGTTGATGCCCTTGCTAGTTATGCAACAAGCCATAAAATATGTGTAGACTctatcaatatatttaatatgattGCAGGTAGTGCAGTTTGTGCTGCTGATTTAACAGTACCTGCTGCAACTTCTGCTGCTACAATTTTTGTTCCTTGTGGTATTACAGCTTTGGTTTTACTTATATTAGCTGTTttacttataatattatatatatggttatatagaagaagaaaaagatcaTGGAAACATGAATGCAAGAAACATTTATGTAAgtaa
- a CDS encoding rifin has protein sequence MKLHYSKILLFSLPLNILVTSSYAHNKNKPSITPHHTPITTSRVLSECDLYMPKYDNDADMKSVKGTFDRQASQRFEEYEERIKDKRQKRKEERDKNIQEIIEKDRKDKSFAEKVEKGCLRCGCGLGGVAASIGLFGGLGIYAWRSAALVTAIQKGIEASVEAGEAAGTKAGKEFVIAALQKMGIFTVGDQRLVSYFSTTDYTSALKISSDIIQKYDPSSCFFDFSGARETFCTWVKVKSDAAVNVERSTVSTNALVEKAVGTIVTDAKTVVERAVETATDEAIQRSIGVVDAKYAICQTAIIASVVAILVIVLVMMIIYLILRYRRKKKMKKKDQYTKLLNE, from the exons atgaaactgCATTActctaaaatattattattttccctaccattaaatatattggtaaCATCATCATAT gcccataataaaaataaaccatCCATCACACCTCATCATACACCAATTACTACATCACGAGTATTAAGCGAATGTGACCTATATATGCctaaatatgataatgatgCGGATATGAAATCAGTGAAGGGAACTTTCGATCGACAAGCGTCGCAACGTTTTGAAGAATACGAAGAACGTATTAAAGATAAACGCCAAAAACGTAAAGAAGAACGtgacaaaaatatacaagAAATTATTGAAAAAGATAGGAAGGACAAATCATTTGCAGAAAAAGTAGAAAAAGGTTGTCTTAGGTGTGGGTGTGGGCTAGGAGGTGTTGCAGCAAGTATTGGATTATTCGGAGGATTGGGTATCTATGCTTGGAGAAGCGCCGCTTTAGTAACTGCGATTCAAAAGGGTATTGAGGCTAGTGTTGAAGCGGGTGAAGCCGCAGGTACTAAGGCAGGTAAGGAATTTGTTATTGCAGCATTACAAAAAATGGGTATATTTACTGTAGGTGATCAGCGATTGGTATCCTATTTTAGTACAACGGATTATACTAGTGCGTTAAAGATTTCTAGTGatataattcaaaaatatGACCCATCGTCATGTTTTTTTGATTTCTCTGGCGCTCGTGAGACTTTTTGCACTTGGGTGAAAGTAAAATCTGATGCTGCAGTGAACGTTGAACGGAGTACTGTTTCAACGAATGCTCTTGTAGAAAAAGCTGTAGGAACTATCGTCACAGATGCCAAAACTGTTGTTGAAAGAGCTGTAGAAACGGCTACTGATGAAGCTATACAAAGAAGCATAGGTGTAGTAGACGCTAAATATGCTATTTGTCAGACTGCTATAATTGCTTCTGTTGTTGCAATATTGGTAATAGTTTTggttatgatgataatatatttaattttacgttatcgtagaaaaaagaaaatgaagaaaaaagaccaatacacaaaattattaaatgaataa
- a CDS encoding ring-infected erythrocyte surface antigen, producing MRPFHAYSWIFSQQYMDTKNVKEKNPTIYSFDDEEKRNENKSFLKVLCSKRGVLPIIGILYIILNGNLGYNGSSSSGVQFTDRCSRNLYGETLPVNPYADSENPIVVSQVFGLPFEKPTFTLESPPDIDHTNILGFNEKFMTDVNRYRYSNNYEAIPHISEFNPLIVDKVLFDYNEKVDNLGRSGGDIIKKMQTLWDEIMDINKRKYDSLKEKLQKTYSQYKVQYDMPKEAYESKWTQCIKLIDQGGENLEERLNSQFKNWYRQKYLNLEEYRRLTVLNQIAWKALSNQIQYSCRKIMNSDISSFKHINELKSLEHRAAKAAEAEMKKRAQKPKKKKSRRGWLCCGGGDIETVEPQQEEPVQTVQEQQVNEYGDILPSLRASITNSAINYYDTVKDGVYLDHETSDALYTDEDLLFDLEKQKYMDMLDTSEEESVKENEEEHTVDDEHVEEHTADDEHVEEPTVADDEHVEEPTVADEHVEEPTVAEEHVEEPTVAEEHVEEPASDVQQTSEAAPTIEIPDTLYYDILGVGVNADMNEITERYFKLAENYYPYQRSGSTVFHNFRKVNEAYQVLGDIDKKRWYNKYGYDGIKQVNFMNPSIFYLLSSLEKFKDFTGTPQIVTLLRFFFEKRLSMNDLENKSEHLLKFMEQYQKEREAHVSEYLLNILQPCIAGDSKWNVPIITKLEGLKGSRFDIPILESLRWIFKHVAKTHLKKSSKSAKKLQQRTQANKQELANINNNLMSTLKEYVGSSEQMNSITYNFENINSNVDNGNQSKNISDLSYTDQKEILEKIVSYIVDISLYDIENTALNAAEQLLSDNSVDEKTLKKRAQSLKKLSSIMERYAGGKRNDKKAKKYDTQDVVGYIMHGISTINKEMKNQNENVPEHVQHNAEANVEHDAEENVEHDAEENVEENVEENVEENVEENVEENVEENVEENVEENVEENVEENVEENVEENVEENVEENVEEYDEENVEEVEENVEEYDEENVEEVEENVEENVEENVEENVEEYDEENVEEVEENVEENVEENVEENVEENVEEVEENVEENVEENVEENVEENVEENVEEYDEENVEEHNEEYDE from the exons ATGAGACCTTTTCATGCATATAGTTGGATTTTTTCTCAACAATATATGGATACAAAAAATGTTAAGGAAAAAAATCCCACCATATATTCAtttgatgatgaagaaaaaagaaatgaaaataagaGCTTTTTAAAGGTGTTGTGTTCTAAACGTGGTGTTCTTCCAATTATTGGAATactatatatcattttaaat gGTAATCTTGGATATAATGGAAGTTCATCTTCTGGCGTACAATTTACTGATAGATGTTCAAGAAATTTATACGGGGAAACATTGCCAGTAAACCCATATGCTGATTCTGAAAACCCAATAGTTGTAAGTCAGGTATTTGGTTTACCCTTCGAAAAACCTACGTTTACCTTAGAAAGTCCTCCTGATATTGATCATACAAATATTTTGGGTTTTAATGAGAAGTTCATGACTGATGTAAATAGATATCGATATTCTAATAACTATGAAGCCATTCCTCATATAAGTGAGTTCAATCCACTTATTGTAGATAAAGTTCTTTTCGACTATAACGAAAAGGTTGATAACTTAGGAAGAAGTGGAGGAgacattataaaaaaaatgcaaaCTTTATGGGATGAAATAATggatattaataaaagaaaatatgattctttaaaagaaaaattacagAAAACTTACAGTCAGTACAAGGTTCAATATGATATGCCAAAAGAAGCATATGAGAGCAAATGGACACAATGCATAAAACTTATTGATCAAGGAGGAGAGAACCTTGAAGAAAGATTGAACTCACAATTTAAAAACTGGTACAGGcagaaatatttaaatctTGAAGAATATAGAAGATTGACTGTGTTGAACCAAATCGCTTGGAAAGCTTTATCCAACCAAATTCAATATTCATGCagaaaaattatgaataGTGACATTTCTTCctttaaacatataaatgaattgAAAAGTTTAGAACACAGAGCCGCAAAAGCTGCAGAAGCAGAAATGAAGAAAAGAGCTCAAAAAccgaagaagaaaaaaagtaGAAGAGGATGGTTATGTTGTGGGGGGGGAGATATCGAAACAGTTGAACCACAACAAGAAGAACCAGTCCAAACCGTTCAAGAACAACAAGTAAATGAATATGGTGATATATTACCATCATTAAGGGCCAGTATTACTAATTCAGctattaattattatgataccGTAAAAGATGGTGTATACTTAGACCATGAAACATCAGATGCTCTTTATACAGATGAAGATTTGTTATTTGATttggaaaaacaaaaatatatggatatGTTAGATACATCTGAAGAAGAATCTgttaaagaaaatgaagaagaacaCACTGTTGATGATGAACATGTAGAAGAACACACTGCTGATGACGAACATGTAGAAGAACCAACTGTTGCTGATGATGAACATGTAGAAGAACCAACTGTTGCTGATGAACACGTAGAAGAACCAACTGTTGCTGAAGAACATGTAGAAGAACCAACTGTTGCTGAAGAACACGTAGAAGAACCAGCTAGTGATGTTCAACAAACTTCAGAAGCAGCTCCAACAATTGAAATCCCCGATACATTATATTACGATATATTAGGTGTTGGTGTTAATGCTGATATGAACGAAATTACTGAACGTTATTTTAAGTTAGCTGAAAATTACTATCCATACCAAAGATCAGGTTCTACTGTTTTCCACAACTTTAGGAAAGTCAACGAAGCCTACCAAGTTTTAGGAgatattgataaaaaaagATGGTACAATAAATACGGATATGATGGAATAAAACAAGTCAACTTTATGAATCCATCcatcttttatttattatctaGTTTAGAAAAATTTAAAGATTTTACCGGAACACCCCAAATAGTAACTCTTTTGAGATTCTTTTTTGAAAAGAGATTATCTATGAATGATTTAGAGAATAAAAGTgaacatttattaaaatttatggAACAATATCAAAAAGAAAGAGAAGCACATGTATctgaatatttattaaatatattacaaccATGTATAGCTGGTGATTCAAAATGGAATGTACCAATTATAACAAAACTTGAAGGTTTAAAAGGATCTCGCTTTGATATACCAATATTAGAATCTTTAAGATGGATATTCAAACATGTCGCTAAAACACATTTGAAAAAATCCTCAAAATCAGCTAAGAAACTTCAACAGAGAACCCAGGCTAATAAACAAGAATTagcaaatataaataataacctAATGAGTACATTGAAAGAATATGTAGGAAGTAGTGAACAAATGAATTCAATAACATACAATTTCGAAAACATCAATTCCAATGTTGATAACGGAAACcaatcaaaaaatatttcagaTTTAAGTTATACAGATCAGAAGgaaatattagaaaaaattGTTAGTTATATAGTAGATATTTCCCTTTATGATATAGAGAACACAGCTTTAAATGCCGCTGAACAATTGTTGTCAGATAATTCAGTAGATGAAAAAACTCTTAAAAAGAGAGCTCaatcattaaaaaaattatcatccATTATGGAGAGATATGCAGGTGGTAAAAGAAACGataaaaaagcaaaaaaatatgataccCAAGATGTTGTAGGATATATTATGCATGGAATTAGCAcaattaataaagaaatgaaaaaccaaaatgaaaatgtacCCGAACATGTACAACATAATGCTGAAGCAAATGTAGAACATGATGCTGAAGAAAATGTAGAACATGATGCTGAAGAAAATGTTGAAGAAAATGTAGAAGAAAATGTAGAAGAAAATGTAGAAGAAAATGTAGAAGAAAATGTAGAAGAAAATGTAGAAGAAAATGTAGAAGAAAATGTAGAAGAAAATGTTGAAGAAAATGTAGAAGAAAATGTTGAAGAAAATGTAGAAGAAAATGTAGAAGAAAATGTTGAAGaatatgatgaagaaaatgttGAAGAAGTAGAAGAAAATGTTGAAGaatatgatgaagaaaatgttGAAGAAGTAGAAGAAAATGTAGAAGAAAATGTAGAAGAAAATGTAGAAGAAAATGTTGAAGaatatgatgaagaaaatgttGAAGAAGTAGAAGAAAATGTAGAAGAAAATGTAGAAGAAAATGTTGAAGAAAATGTAGAAGAAAATGTTGAAGAAGTAGAAGAAAATGTAGAAGAAAATGTAGAAGAAAATGTAGAAGAGAATGTTGAAGAGAATGTTGAAGAGAATGTTGAAGaatatgatgaagaaaatgttGAAGAACACAATGAAGAATAtgatgaataa